CCTATACAATGGCAAGGGCGGTAACAACATGGCCATGCAGCTAGTGATCGATGGCTTGAAAATGCAGCCCTGCGCTCCCGGTTTCGTGGATGCCCGAAATGCTATTCTGGCCGCCGATGTAGCGAACTATGGCGGTGCCAACCAAGAGTTGATCTGGAGAGCATTTGCCAAGAGAGGCGTAGGCTTTGGTGCTAGCCAAGGTGCTGCCAACAGCCGCCTGGATCAGGTAGAATCCTTCGATTTGCCCCCCGTGTATGCTTGCTCGGCTCCTACCATCACGGCCACGGCGCTCGGCGGTACCTTTGTAGAGGAAGGCCAGAGCACGATTTACCTAGGTTATGGCCCGCAGAGCATTCAGTTGCAAGCTAGTGGTGATCCTACATTCGTGTACACCTGGGCATTCGTTCCTGGGCTGAGCAATACTGGCATTGCCAATCCGGTGTTCACTCCCAGAACTGCTGGTACCTACGAACTCACCGTAACCGGTGTGAATGCGGCAGGATGTACCCGGACGGTTACCAAACGAATAGCAGTTGTTGACGTACGCTGTGGCTTTGTTTTCCTGCGGAATAACAAAGTGTTGGTATGCCATAATGGTAAGCCAGTGTGCGTGAGCGAATCGGCGGTAGCAGCGCATTTGAACCACGGCGACTCGCTGGGCGAATGCCAGGGCTCAGCAACAGCCGGCTTCGCAGCCGAGGAACAAGTGGAAGCCGAGGAAGCGCTGACGCTCACGGCAACGCCTAACCCCACCAGCTCGCAAACCTACCTGGACTTCACCCTCACCGAGACGGGCAACTACCGCTTGGAGGTGATGAACATGCAGGGAACCGTAGTGAGTGTAGTAGCTGAAGGAACCGGTCGTGCTGGCGAAAACTTCTCCTTCAAGTTTACGAAAGGGCGCTTGGCCTCGGGCATTTATATGGTTCGCTTGACTTCAGGTAAGCAGAACAAGTTTACCCGAGTAGTATTGCAGGACTAGCACGTGCCTTACTTAATAGCCTAGAAAGACAAGCCGTGGACATTTACGGCTTGTCACTTGGAATGTGAGGATCAAAAAAGCCCCCGGATAGCTGTCTGGGGGGCTTTTTTTATTCTGCCGAACCACACGCACGTTACGGTGTCTACCTTTGACGCGTTTTCAAACCAACAGGTCTTCGTGACCTGGTTTTACCAGCGCTTGGCCGCTGTTCTTCCCTTCTGCATGAACAAACGGTACGTCGTGTGGCTCTGCGCCCTGTTCGTTTTATTTGATTTAGGGTACTCCTATATTCAAAACTATCAGATACCGCTGGAAGGTGACCTGGCCCCCATCGTGCTGCCTAGCTACTGGTACACCCAAGTGCTGCAAGACCCGTTCGGCTGGGCCGTAGTAGCCAAAAACGAGGTGTATGCGGGTCCTAACAGATATTTTGCGCACGCAGCCATGGTTGCTTACTTTAAGTCGGTTCCGTTGTGGCTTCAGCGCTTCACCGACCCCATCAGTAGCATCTATGTGGCTTGCGCGCTGTTCAAAACGGCTGTACAAGCGCTATTGCTCTACTTGCTGGCCGTGTACAGCACCGGCGCGCAGCTCCTCACCGACCGCCGCTTGTGGCTGCCCGCGGCGCTGCTAGTGCCGCTGTTTCAAACGGCCGGCTACAATGGGCAAATGGGAGTCATCGACCATTCGGTTACGTACACTTTTTTCTACGCTTTCCCTTTAGCCCTGCTGCTCTTGCTGCTGTTGCCTTTTTATCGGGCTGCCTTCCATCAGCAACGCTTGCAGTTACCGGGGTTCATGATTCCTGCCTGCGCCGCCCTCATGGTGGTGCTGGCTTTCAACGGGCCTATCGTGACGGGCGCGGTGCTGGTGCTATTTGTGTGCTTCGGGCTTTACTGGACAAAAAGGCATTGGCCAGCAATTCGGGTACGGTCGTATGCAGGGTGGTGGGTGCAGCGGGCGAAACGGGTGCCACTCGTTGCGGTGCTGCTATTGGGGGTCTTTGGGTTGCTGTGCCTGTATTCGTTGTACATCGGCCGCAACAACTCCGAAAATCTGACGGCTACGCTGCCTGTGTGGGAGCGGTATAAGTTGGTGCCGCAGGGCGTATTCCGCCAACTCACGGGCAAGCTCGGCTTCCCATTGCTGGTGCTGATCGGTCTGGTCAATGCGCAGCTTATTCGTCGATTTTTGCCCCCCAGTGCCGCCAGCCAGCGGTGGCTGCGCATTTTTCAACTGTTAGGCCTTTTTACGCTACTCTATATTCTATTGCTGCCGCTGGGGGGCTACCGCAATTACCGGCCCCTCATTCTGCGCCGCGATTCTATTCTGCCTATCATTCTGGGCCTGATGTATTTCTACAGCGCTTCTACCTATTATCTGCTGCTACATTTGGAAGGGCGGCCCCGCCGCTGGTATATCGGAGGCGTGGTACTGTTTGCGGCCATCTTTATGAATGCCGATAAGCTCAGGATGACCAACAATAACCAATGTGAGCGAGCTGGATTGCAGCAACTGGCCCAGTCGACCGAGCCAATTGTACATCTCGACAGCGACTGCACCGTGATGGCCTGGGAAAAGATAACCGATCCGCTACAGTCAGATAATAACGCGCAGTTGCTGGAGTTTTGGGGCGTAACCAAAGGCAAAAAGCTCTACTATCAATGAGCCTTCCGAGAGCATGCAAAAAAGAGTAGCAATGCTTCAGCTTGCGCACGAATTTTTTCGCGCGCGACCCTTTTACTTATAGCTGCAATTCGGTACATTGAATGTATATAAGAGATTGATACACGCAGTGTTAAGCTGAACCGTGGTGAGGCTGATTTCTGAGCGACTCTATTAATTGATAATGCAAATGGTCGCGTTCATGTAGCTAAAAGCGGCGTTGAAAGAAAATGTCGGCATGGGGAATGCCATTGTGGTAGCTTTGGTCAGAATCATATTTAATAGTTAAATATTGATAATACTATTTACCCTTCCCAGTCATGTTTGCTCGCCTTCGCTTCACGTATGCTGTTGCCTTGCTACTGCTGTTTAAAAGCATTGCTGTAGAGGCCCGGATCGGCAGCGACGCTGATGCTACCGAGCCGATAGTAGGAGGGGGGCAAACAACCACGGATGTTGCCGTTCAGCTCCGTCAGCTGTATGCTACCAAATCATCGTCTGTCGAAGCCAGTACTCAGGAGCAGGTCCAGCTGTTTTACACGCTTGTGGATTTCATGCCTGTATGGACCACCGACGCTGGGCCAACTGAGAGTGCGCAAGCGGCGCTAGGTCTACTATTGAAGGCGCCACGGTACGGGCTCAAAGCCACTGACTATGAGGTTGCTGACCTGCGTCTGCTGCTCGATTCATTACAGGCAGCACCATCGAAACTCCAGCAGCGCCTGAAGGTCGAAACCCGCCTCACGACGGCGCTCATCCGGTTTTCTCAGCATCTAAGCCACGGGAGGATAGAGGATAGCACGATTCGGCCCTCGCAGGTGACAGAGAGCGACATCATCAACGTCGCTATTCACCTCCAACAGGCACTCCAAAGCAATAATTTTGAGCAACATATGCTCATGGCGCAGCCCAACAGTCGGAGCTATGTGCGGCTGCTTTGGTCGTGGCAGCGCCTGTTAGAGTCGGACACGGTAGCGGCCCGTAAAATGGCCCTTACTGTAGCGCTCAACCTGGAGCGCCTACGTTGGGAGCCGCGCGCCGATTCTATCTATCTGGTCGTCAATATTCCGGCCTACAGCCTACAGGTGGTACGCGGCCCGCAGGTAGTGCGTAGCCATCGAGTGGTAGTAGGGAAGGCCGCTACTCCCACGCCGGAGCTCTACAGCGCGGTCAAATTTTTTCAGACGGCGCCCGAGTGGCGTATGCCGCATAGTATAGCCACCAAAGAGGTTTTGCCACGATTGAAGCGTGATCCGCGCTACCTCAGCTCCCGTAACCTGCGGCTATATAATCAGGTTGGGGAACCGGTAAATGCTTCCCGGGTGAACTGGAAAGCTGTGACGCCTGCCGAATTTCCGTATCAGATTAGACAGGCGCCCTCTTCGCGCAATGCCTTGGGCAACGTAGTCTTTCGCTTTCCAAATCCCTACGAAGTGTTCTTGCACGACACTCCTGATCGGGAACTGTTTGAGGCTAATAGCCGCGCGCTCAGCCATGGCTGTATCCGGGTGCAGCACGCGTGGGCGCTGGCCCGCTTTCTAGTGGAGCGTGACGCTGGCAAGGCCAGCACCAATCGGGTAGAGAAAATGAGTGAGAGCCTCAACGAGGGCGAAACTATGTATTTCGGACTCTACGCTTCCGTGCCCCTTACAATACGCTACCAAACTTGCGAGGCCGAGGGAAGTCAGCTCCGGCAGCTACCCGATATCTATGGTCTCGACAAAGTGTTGGCAGAAGCATGGGAGAGGGTGGCCAGTCACACAGCAGACGTAGCAAGTAGCCGTTAGCAAGCACGGTATTCACACTTTTTGTAATGTGTCTAAAAACAAAAAGCCCCCACCTATATGATGGGGGGCTTTTTATGCATGAGCGAGAAACGAGGTTCGAACTCGCGACCCTCAGCTTGGGAAGCTGATGCTCTACCAACTGAGCTACTCTCGCGGGAGTTGAGTAGAACAAAAATACGTTGCAGAAATCAATTTGCAATCACCATGCGTATCGGGTAGGGAAAGCGTTGCATTTGGGCAGCGCTTATGTTCCAGAGTTGCGCTCGGGGGCTTTCGTTCGACGCTTATATTTGACCGTATCTGCTATGGCTGACTTGCCGGCTAACCGTTCGCGTAGCTATTTGTATCTAATAGCGGGAGTCACGCTGTTTGTGCTTCAGCTTATCCGCCTGCCAGGCCATTACGCTGCGTGGCAGAGTGGCACCGTAGATACATTTCGCCTCACTATGAGCGTGATTGCTCTGATAGTGGCAGTGCTTATGATTCGATTTGGCTGGCGAATGCGTCGTGATGGCAAAGCCTCTGACGAGCCCGGCGACCATTCCATCTCCTGATTTAGCGGCTGTCGACTGCTCACGGTGTAGCTTTGCACCGTCTTTACCAATGGCTTACTATGTCTTCTCCGCTCCGTATCACCGTAGCCAAGCGTACCGCTTCGGTGGCTGCTCAACTAACCGAATTAGGGCGTCAAACCTTCCAAGCAACCTTCGCCGCCGATAATCGGCCGGAGGATATGGCCACCTACTTGGCCCAAAACTTCAGTTTGGAAAAGCAGCTGGCTGAACTGCAAGACCCGCAGACCACCTTTTTGCTGGCGCATATGCAGCAGGAATTGGTGGGTTATGCCAAATTATCGCTCAACTCCGCTTTGGGCCTGGAAGAAGGAAAGCCAGCAACCGGTCGCCTAGAAATCGAGCGTTTGTATGTACGCGAAGATTGGCTGGGCACTGGCTTGGGCGCTACACTTATGCGCCGGGCTATTGAGGAAGCACGTACGCATAGCTGTCGCACTATCGTTCTGGGCGTGTGGGAGCATAATCGGCGAGCCGTAGAATTCTACAAGCGATTCGGATTCAAGGAGATAGGTCGGCATGCGTTCCAGCTGGGTGACGATGTTCAGAACGATTTGATCCTGCGCAAAGGGTTATAAAAGCCCCCAAGCTGGCTAGGCTCTTGCCCTCAGTTGGCATTTTATTCATAGCTCAGCAGTTCGATAAGGCAGGAACGGAAGTATAAGCACAGCTTCCGCGCTTACTGCGTTACTTTGTCGTATTGCTCACCAACCCTCCTGCTGTGCGAAAAGACCGGCGCGCTACCTTTTTGTATTCTGTTCCATCGGTGCGCCTACTCTGCTGGTGGCTGCCGTTTCTGCTGGTTACTTTGCTCAGTAGCTGCTCTACTGATGGTGGTAAAGCAGCCGATTTGCCGCCGCCTACTGGGCATTTTGAGGGGCCGATTTCCTACCAAGGCACAGAACTGCGCGCTACGTTGGATTTGCGTGAAGTAAAGCCGGGCCAATTGCAAGGCGAGGTGCGCCTAGCCGATCGTCAGAATCTAAGCCTGCCGGCCCAGCAGATAACGTATCAGCACCCGCGCCTCACCGTGCGCTGGGCTACGGGCGTGAGCTCTGATTTTACAATCAATCTGACGCGCGAGGGTGATTTTCTGAAAGGGAAATTTTCTGCCGATAGTACGGCGGCCGAAATCCTGATGGTGCGTCGTGGAGATGCTGAGCCCTTGCCTTACTTTCAAAAGCCGGTGCGCGTGAATAGTGGCAGCAAGATGTTGCCGGCCACTGTTTTAATTCCCGATGATACACTACAGGTGCATCCGGCGGTAGTGCTACTGCAAAATGCCCCCCAGCACACGCCGCTGGCTATGCACATGCTCACGGACCTGCTGGCGCGGCGCGGCGTGGTCGTTATGCTGATAACCGGGCGCTCTGCTGCTGCAACCGATAGTAGCCCCGATTCATTAGCGGCTGATGTAGTGGCAGCGGCTCGGACACTCAAGCGTGTTGCGGGCGTCGATACCACTCAGATTGGCTTAGTGGGGAGCGGCGCCGGGGCAACGGCGCTGGCTATGGCTGCCCGCCAAGATGAGAAGGAGAACAGTCTAATAAAATACGTGGTGGCTTTGGGCACACCCGGAACTTCCAAGGCGGCTCGCGATGCCGAAGCTATTGACCGCCAGTTACGGCGACAGGATGCAAGTGCAGCCGATCGGCGACTCGTAGCGCTTACCCGCACGCAACTAGAGCAGTACATACGGCGCGAGGGACGAGGTGATACAACAAAGTTGCACCGCAATTTGCAGAAAATTGCCCCCAGCCGTGGGCCGCAACTACTGGTTTGCCCACTCGGGTGCCGAGCAAAGCTGACTTGGAGCAGCCTAAGTGGCGGGAATTGGTTTTTGACCCCCAAGAGGTTTGGGAGCAAGTGCGCGTGCCCGTCCTGCTACTGTATGGCGGGGCCGACACAACTCTGAATGTACAAGCCAGCGCCAACCGCCTACGGGGAAATGCTGGTCGCCGGCGGGGATCAGTGGTGCGGATATACGCTGGTGCCGACCAACAACTCTTGTTGCCCGCCGGAACCCAGAATGGTAAATGGCAATGGCCACGCCCGGTCCCCGGCTACGTGGACGACCTCACCGCTTGGCTACGCGAGCGACTGGAAAGGTAAGAAGTGGTGGGGGGCAAATTCACCCTTGTAAGCTCTTAAAAGAGCAACAAACCCTTCTCTCGCAACTTTAGCCAAGCGGCCGAACTCAAGAAACGCTCAAAGGAAAGACCAGCTTCGGCCGTTGGAAAGCTGCTAGCGGCCTCTTTCAACAGCACTTTCGTGTCGTAGTTGGTGGTGAGCTGAGTAAGAAGGGTATTTAGCCATTGGCCAATGGCGGGCGTTGTCTTTACCTCGAAGTCTTCGGCCTGCTCGTAGAAAGTTAGTGCGGCCTGGGGGGCTTTTTTGCCTGATTCTAAACGAAGTTCCGGTGCGTTGCCGAGCCAGAAGAGACGCAGATTCTGCTTCGCAAAGTCCGGCTTGGGTGCTTCCTGTACGGCCTGTTGAATCAGGTGCCGCGGTAACGTAGGGCGCGGCACTTTGAAGTCGAACCAGAAGGAAAGCGGCTCGGCCAAATTCACGCCGTGCAGATAATTATAAAGCGCTTTCGCCAGGCCGGGCCCGAACTGCTCGTGGTCGGCGCCGGTAGGGTCATCGTGCCAAAGGTCATTCCAGGCAAAGTCGCCGGGCTCCGGGCCGATGGGCACCACTTGGTACTTCGCCGGATTCTTTCCCACAGGGCTATGCGCCGTCATGGAAAAGCGGTGCCAGTAGCCCGACTGAATGACACCCGCTGCAAATAGCTGGCGTACTACTTCCAACGAATCAATTGTTTCTTGGGCCGTTTGGGTCGGGAAGCCATACATCAGATAGGCGTGCACCATGATGCCCGCCTGGGTAAAGCCATCGGTTACGCGGGCAACTTGGGCAATGGTTACGCCTTTTTCCATCAGCGCCAGCAGCCTGTCAGAGGCTACTTCCAAGCCGCCCGATACGGCAATACAGCCCGAAGCTGCCAGCAAGCGGCACAAATCGGGAGTGAAGGTTTTCTCGAATCGAATATTGCCCCACCAGGTAATATTGGTACGGCGTTTCAGCAACTCCACGGCCAAATCGCGCAGGGCTAGAGGCGGGGCGGCTTCGTCTACGAAGTGAAAGCCCGTTTGGCCGGTTTGCTGCACAATCTGCTCGATGCGGTCGGCGAGTAGGGCTGCTGGGGCTGTTTCGTAACGGGAAATATAGTCGAGGGTAACGTCGCAGAAGGAGCAGCGCTTCCAGTAGCAGCCGTGGGCTACGGTAAGCTTGTTCCAGCGCCCGTCGCTCCACAGCCGGTGCATCGGGTTCAGTACTTCTATCACCGACAAATACTCGCTCAAAGGCAGGTCGCTGTAGTCGGGCGTACCTACCTCGTGGTGCGGAATGTTCGGTGCTTCGGTGTTATTCAGATACTCTACCTCACCAGCTTCATTGCGCAGAAAGGTTCGTTGGAGAAAACTTTTGCCCCCCAACCCGTTAAGCTGCGTGCTATCATCCTCGCGTTGAAGCGTTTCTAAGGCAAGCTCACTATCAAACAGAGGCGCTGCCAAGCTTTCCCGCTCGTTGCCAAAGGCAACTTTCGTGTTGTTTAGCAACGACTGGGTATGAGTTACCTCGGCGCTTTGTGCCTTTATATTCTTCTCAGCTTGGAGATATTCTAGCAGTCGTAGCCAAGGCCCTTCACCGTCGTCTAGCGTCAGATAATCGATATAATCGAAGAAGCGAGGCTCCTTTATCTGGCGTAGCTCAGTATTGGGATAGCCGCCGCCCATGAGGGTTTTGGCTTCCGGCCGTAGCTCTTTCACCCGCCCGGCGAGGCGTAGCGCACCATACAGATTGCCCGGAAACGGCACCGTGAATCCAACAACGTC
The window above is part of the Hymenobacter radiodurans genome. Proteins encoded here:
- a CDS encoding L,D-transpeptidase family protein, giving the protein MFARLRFTYAVALLLLFKSIAVEARIGSDADATEPIVGGGQTTTDVAVQLRQLYATKSSSVEASTQEQVQLFYTLVDFMPVWTTDAGPTESAQAALGLLLKAPRYGLKATDYEVADLRLLLDSLQAAPSKLQQRLKVETRLTTALIRFSQHLSHGRIEDSTIRPSQVTESDIINVAIHLQQALQSNNFEQHMLMAQPNSRSYVRLLWSWQRLLESDTVAARKMALTVALNLERLRWEPRADSIYLVVNIPAYSLQVVRGPQVVRSHRVVVGKAATPTPELYSAVKFFQTAPEWRMPHSIATKEVLPRLKRDPRYLSSRNLRLYNQVGEPVNASRVNWKAVTPAEFPYQIRQAPSSRNALGNVVFRFPNPYEVFLHDTPDRELFEANSRALSHGCIRVQHAWALARFLVERDAGKASTNRVEKMSESLNEGETMYFGLYASVPLTIRYQTCEAEGSQLRQLPDIYGLDKVLAEAWERVASHTADVASSR
- a CDS encoding GNAT family N-acetyltransferase — encoded protein: MSSPLRITVAKRTASVAAQLTELGRQTFQATFAADNRPEDMATYLAQNFSLEKQLAELQDPQTTFLLAHMQQELVGYAKLSLNSALGLEEGKPATGRLEIERLYVREDWLGTGLGATLMRRAIEEARTHSCRTIVLGVWEHNRRAVEFYKRFGFKEIGRHAFQLGDDVQNDLILRKGL
- a CDS encoding alpha/beta hydrolase family protein — protein: MLTNPPAVRKDRRATFLYSVPSVRLLCWWLPFLLVTLLSSCSTDGGKAADLPPPTGHFEGPISYQGTELRATLDLREVKPGQLQGEVRLADRQNLSLPAQQITYQHPRLTVRWATGVSSDFTINLTREGDFLKGKFSADSTAAEILMVRRGDAEPLPYFQKPVRVNSGSKMLPATVLIPDDTLQVHPAVVLLQNAPQHTPLAMHMLTDLLARRGVVVMLITGRSAAATDSSPDSLAADVVAAARTLKRVAGVDTTQIGLVGSGAGATALAMAARQDEKENSLIKYVVALGTPGTSKAARDAEAIDRQLRRQDASAADRRLVALTRTQLEQYIRREGRGDTTKLHRNLQKIAPSRGPQLLVCPLGCRAKLTWSSLSGGNWFLTPKRFGSKCACPSCYCMAGPTQL
- a CDS encoding B12-binding domain-containing radical SAM protein; translation: MTSLRILLVTPPLTQLNTPYPATAYLKGFLSARGYASTQADLGLELVLKLFSKAGLRRVFAAIEAGSFKLSDNARRIVRLQHSYLATVEPVIRFLQNKDNTLAPRICHGRYLPEASRFDNVADLDTAFGTMGLTDQARHLATLYLEDLADLIKETVGPQFGFSRYAEKLALSATSFEPLYEALQAPPNLLDQLLLESFDELVARTAPDVVGFTVPFPGNLYGALRLAGRVKELRPEAKTLMGGGYPNTELRQIKEPRFFDYIDYLTLDDGEGPWLRLLEYLQAEKNIKAQSAEVTHTQSLLNNTKVAFGNERESLAAPLFDSELALETLQREDDSTQLNGLGGKSFLQRTFLRNEAGEVEYLNNTEAPNIPHHEVGTPDYSDLPLSEYLSVIEVLNPMHRLWSDGRWNKLTVAHGCYWKRCSFCDVTLDYISRYETAPAALLADRIEQIVQQTGQTGFHFVDEAAPPLALRDLAVELLKRRTNITWWGNIRFEKTFTPDLCRLLAASGCIAVSGGLEVASDRLLALMEKGVTIAQVARVTDGFTQAGIMVHAYLMYGFPTQTAQETIDSLEVVRQLFAAGVIQSGYWHRFSMTAHSPVGKNPAKYQVVPIGPEPGDFAWNDLWHDDPTGADHEQFGPGLAKALYNYLHGVNLAEPLSFWFDFKVPRPTLPRHLIQQAVQEAPKPDFAKQNLRLFWLGNAPELRLESGKKAPQAALTFYEQAEDFEVKTTPAIGQWLNTLLTQLTTNYDTKVLLKEAASSFPTAEAGLSFERFLSSAAWLKLREKGLLLF